The region GCCTCTGACTGTGCAGCCACAGGAAaatgtagaatattttttttattctctgcttcaTTTCTTGCAAAGACGAAACCTGACTCAGGCTGGGCAGTTTCTGACTGCTCTGTTTTACAGCGGGTGTCAGATAAATCTAAGTGCTTGGGGGACAGGTCTCCAGCTACAGGTGAAGTCTTAGGtcttccttctggttttgtttcagagaCAGAATGTGAAACACCCAAAGGTACAGACACTGTTTTTTCAGTAAGAGATGAATACAGTTGAATTTTTTTGCTCTCTGCTTCCTCAGTGGAGATGGATAAATCTTGTTGTTCTGTTTCCAGCTGAGTAGTTAGAGATGAAGTAGCCCCGGGGTCTCGTTTCTCTGCatgtcctgttctcagaggggccacttcatctttttcttctttgtcggTAGAACTTAATAAATCTGATTGTTCAAAGCCCAGTTGTACAGTTCCCTGATCCTCAGTCCTGCCAGAGGCATATGATACAGAAGGTGAAGGTGTTTCTGGTTGCTCTGTTTCCACAACAGCATAGGGCAAATCGAGGCATGGCAGTTCAGGttgggctccatccctctgctccatTTCACCCATGAAACATGATGTCTCTGGATGCTCTAGCTGGGCCGCCTGTGGTTGTTCTGCTCTGCCACAGGAGTACAATAAATCTGGTGGTTTCATTTCATGAGTCTCTGCTTTGCCAAGAGAATATGACAAATCTGGATATTTTGATTTTCGTTGTTCTGATTGcaactgctctgcttttcctgcGGAATATGAAAAATCAGAAGGCACTTGTGCAgcttcctgcttttctgttttgccaaGCAAATGTGATAAACCTGGTTGCACTAAATCTAACTGTGAAGctggtttctggttttcttcaccAAGTGGGTTCAAAAAGCCAGGCTGGGCCATTCGCTTTTCCTCCAGTTTGCCAAAGGACTCTGGCTGTTGAAGTACTTTTGGGGTAGGTTGTGAGTGCTCTGATTTGCCAGCTGGATAGGATAAATCCATTTCTTCCACCTCTGCTTGTTCAATTTCACGGTGCTCTTGTTGACTAATAGAATATGACAAATCTGGGTAGTTTGACTTGTGATGTGtagcttcctcttctgcttctctaACAGGATAAGATAGCTGCGGATGTTGCAACTCTGGCAATACCATGTCTTGTTCTCTTTTGCTGGAAGAATACAACAAACCTGTATGTTCCAGTTCACCTTGCACAGTTTGCACTTCATCTGCTTTACCAAGGGCGTATGTTAAATCTTGTTGCCCCAAGTCCATTTGTGTTGGTTCTTCTGACGGTGTTTTGCAAGTGGGATATGACAAACTGAGTTGCTGCTCTGGATGTGCCAATCCTTGTTGCTCCATTTTTCCAATGGGATGAGGTGTTACAGGCTGCTCTGATTTCTGTTGTGTAGCTGGTGGCTGCTCTACTTTGTCACTGGAATATGACAAATCTGGATATTCAGCCTCTGCTTGTGCTGTTCCTTCCCATTCTGTTTTGCCAGTGAAATGCAGCACGTCCTGATCCTCTGCTTCCACTTGAACAGTTTGTGGTTGCTCTGTCTTCCCAGGACAAGATGATAAACCTGGTTGCCCTAACCCAAGTTGTGTGGTTTCTTGTTGCTGTGTTTTATCAGTGGAATATGATAAATCTGAATGTTCCAACTCTTGTTTTGTCATTTCTTGTGGATCTTTTTTGCCAGAGGAATACAAGAAGCCTGAGAATTCTGCTTCCAGTGGGGCCCTATTAGATGGCTCTGCTGTGCCACGAGAACTTGACAACATTGGCTGTTCCAACTTCAGTCGTACTGTTTCCTCTGGGTGTGATGCATAGCTTCCTCTCTCCTGTTTGACCTCCAGTTGTgcactttgtttttcttcactaagagaggaggaaaaatcaGGGTGCAGTACTTTACCCATGTCATCTGAGACATCTGGATGTTCAGACTCCTGTGGGGCAGCCCACGATGGCTTTGTTTTGACAAAAGAATGCAACAAATCGTGTTCTTTCAACTCTGGCTGTGTTGTTTCATGAGGTTCTGCTGTACCAACAGAGAATGACAAATCTCCATATTCTGATTTTGCTTGATTTTGCTGATTTTGCAATCCTGTTTTACCCATAGACTGCTGCAGCTCAGGGTATTttgcctgcatccctgcaccttCCCATTGCTCTTCTTTGCTGAGAGATGATGAAAAATCACCCGGCTTTTCCTGCTCTGGTAGAATCTTTTCTTGTTGCTGTACTGTGCCAACGGAATACAATATATCCGGATACTCCAAATCCACTTCAGCCATTTGAGGTTGCTGTTTTTCACCAATTGAACATGACAAATCCATTAGTTCTGCCTCTGGTTGTCCAATTTCATGGTGTTCTAATCTGCCAGCATATAAATCTGAACGGTTTGATTTCACATGTGCAGTTTCTTGTTCTGCCTCGCTAACAGAGTAAGATAACTGTGAATGTCCCAATTCCGGCTGTGCTTTCTCTCCTTGTGCAGCTTTTGTTGAGGAATACAGGAAGCCTGGCTGCTCCTCTTCAGCAGTTTGTGCTCGCTTTGTTTTGCCAGACCAAGATGATAGATCTTGTTTTCCTAATGCCAGTTGTGTAGTTTCTTGTGTCTGCATTTTATCAATGGAATATGATAAATCAGGATGCTTTGGCTCCATTTTTGTCATCTCTCTTTGCTCCGCTTTTCCACTATGAGATGATGCATCTGAAGCTCCTAGTATCTCTTTTGCAGCTTGtggatgctctgctctgctgacAGGCTGTCCCTCATCGGGATGTCCCAAGGCTGTGTGCTCCATCCCTTGCTGCCTCACTTTGTCAGCCAAGTTTGCATggcccagctccagctgggcaGGTGGGGGTTGCTCTGTTTTGTCACAAACATCCAACCCCAGCTGGGTTGTTTCTTGCACTTTGTCGAGGGAATACGTGAGACCAGTGTGTTTGGATTTCAGCTGTGCAGTCTGCAGTCCTCCTGCTTTGGAAGCGGAGTAAGGCAACGCAGGATGTTCCTGCCCTGGTTctgccatttcttcttcttctgacaTACCCACAGAATAGGCCAAATGTGGGATTTCCACTTCTGGATGAattgttttctcttctgcttttccaaagGGGTAAGTTAGACCTATTTGTTCCGATTCTTGTCGTTGCACCTCTATGTTGTCCAGAGGATATATCACATCAGTGTGCCCTGCCTCTGGTGCGGCAATTTTATCACCCGGCCTGTCAATGGAAAATGATAAATCTGATTGTTCCAAGTCCTCCCGGGCATGTTTTAATTGCTCTGTTTTACCAGGAGAATGTGATAACTTTTCTTGCTCTAACTGCTGTTTTATGGCTTGCTGCCGCTTTTCTCTACCAACagaaatttttctgtgtttctgatcCAACACTACTACTTCTTGTTGGTTTGTCTCATCAGTGCAATGTGACAAATCAGGATGCTTCATTTCCCTTGGTGCAATTTCTGGCTCATTTTCTTTGGCAGGGGAATATGTCAAATTTGGATGTTTTGACTCTACTTGTGCAGTTGCTGGAGAAGCTCTTTTTCTGGTCATTTTTGGCAATTTTTGATATTTTGACTCAAAATCTTGAGTTGCTTGTTCTTTGGCTTTACCAAAGGAAAATGATAAATCTGGATATTTTGAACCCAATTGTGAAGTTTCTTCCTGGGTTTTTTGGCCATCAGAACATGTTAAATTTGGGCATTTAGATTCCACTTCCATACTTTCATCTTGTGCTGCTGCACCCAGGTTTTCTGGTGAATCCAAATGTTCTGATTTTCCTTGTGTTTCTTCCATGGACCATGAGAGCTCTAGATGTCCTGACTCCTGATCTACGGTGTTGCCTGGTTTTGCTTCACCACTGTCGCATGAAAAATCTGGATGTTCCATTACCAGTGGTGCAGTTTCTTGTTGCTTCAAACGAAATGGTAGGGTTGGATGTTTAAACTGTTTTGGTTGTTCAGCTTCATGAAAGGAATGTGACAAATCTGGATATTCTGAACTCACTTCCATTTCCGGTGGAGCTTCTTTTCCACTGGAAGATGGCAAAAATGTTTGCCCTAGCTCTGTATGTACAATTTCTTGTTGCTCTGTTTTGCCAGTAAAACTTGAAAGAGATGGTTGCTCTGATTTGTATTGTGTCATTTCTTCCTGCATTTCTGTACTTACATAGAATGGCTGTTCTGGATGTGCTGGCtctgtttgcatttcttcttgcatttcttcttgcatttcttcACGGAGAGAATATGACAGAGATGGATGCACTAACTCTGGTTGAGCTGTTCCTTGTTGTGCCAAATTAATTTGGTCTATGACCTGTGGCCCTTCTTTCCCCAAGGTTTCTGACAAATCTGAGTactccatttccatttccatagcTTTTTGTTGGGCTGTTTCCTGCTGTCCCAGCTCTCTTTGTACTGTGTCTTGTTCTTCCATTCTACCAAAGGAGTATGATGTGTCTGGCTGGGCCACACTGAGTGGTGGTGTTTCCTGTTGCTGACTACCAGCAGTGGAACAGGAGGGAAGTGACTGCTCCTCCTCAATTTGTGCCATTTCCCAGGGCTTTGCTCTGTCGATCAAACGTGAGGACCCCAAAGATCCTGACTCCACTCCTTCTAGCATTACTTCTCTGGTGGCAAATGAGAAATCCCTATTTTCTGAAGCTAGTTGTACATTTTCATGTTGCTCTGCTTCACTAACAAAACATGATGAGTCTGGACCTTCTAAGTCTCTTTGTACAACTTCTTGTACTGTTTCTCCCTGGGCATATAGCGTATCTGCTTGTTCCAACTTTCGTTGCAATATTTCTTGTTGTTCTGTTTTGCCACTGGAATATGATGTCTCTGGCTGTTCTGCCCTCAGCTGTGAGGTTTCATGTGGCTGTTCTTTTCCAGTAGAATATGACAGAACTGGATGCTCTGACTGCAATTGAGTAGTTTCTCCCTGCACTTCTTTGGCATGGGAATACATCTTACCTCCAGGTTGTGAATCTTGCTGTATAGGCTGCGGCTGTTCTCCTTTGTTACCAAAATATGACGTGAGAAAATTATCCAAATCTGCTTGTGCCAGttcttgctgctttgttttatttgtggAATATGGTAAATCTGATCGTGCTGTTTCCAGATACCCAGTTTGCTGTGTCTCTGCTCTTCTGGTGGAATCAAATGTATCTGGATGTACCAACTGGAGTTCTctagtgttttctttctctacttcTTCCATCAAACATGACAAATCTGAAGGTACCACTGCAAGTTGTGCTGCTTCTTCTTGCTCTGCTTCTTCAGGGGAGTAAGACTCTGGCTGTTCAAAAGGAAcagatttttggttttctgtttcttccctgtGAAATAAAAACTCCTGATGTTCCAGCTGTGCACTCTCTGATTCTCCTATTTCTTCTCTGGAATATAAGAAATCTGGCTgctctgtctccagctctgcactTTCTGGTTCCTCcatttcttctctggaaaaagaaaagtctggaTGCTCGATCTCCAGCTGTGCACTTTctgattcttctgtttcttccttggaaaaaaattctGGATGCTCTTTCTCCAGTTGTGAACTCTCTGATTCCTCTGTTTCCTCCATGGAATATGAGACATCTGGCTGCTCTGTCTCCAGTTGAGCACTCTCCAATTCCTCTGTTTCTTCCTTGAAATGTGAGAAATCTAGATGCTCTGTCTCTAGCTGTGCACTTTCTGGTTCCTCCACTTCTTCCCTAGAAAGAGAAAAGTCTGGCTGTTCTGTCTCCAGCTGTGCACTCTCTGATTCTACTATTTCTTCTCTGGAATATGAGAAATCTGGGTGCTCTGTCTTTATTTGTACACTTTCTAATTCTCCAATTTCTTTGCTGGAATATGAGAAATCTGGATGTTCTGTCTCCAGTGTTGCACTTTCTGATTCCTCCATTTCTtccctggaaaaagaaaagtctggaTGCTCCACCTCCAGCTGTGCAGTCTctgattcttctgtttcttccatgGAATATGAGAAATCCAGATGCTCTGTCTGCAGTTGGGCACTCCCCAATTCCTCTGTTTCTTTTGTGGAAAAAAGCAATTCTGGATATTCTGTCTCCAGTTTTTCACTCTCCAATTCCTCTGCTTCTACCCTCGAATATGAGAAATCTGGATGCTTGGTCTCTATTTGTGCACCCTCcaattcttccatttcttccctGGCATATGAAAAATCTGGCTGttctgtctccagctctgcactTTCTGGTTCCTCCATTTCTtccctggaaaaagaaaagtctggaTGTTCCATCTCCATCTGTGCACCCTCCAATTCCTCTGTTTCTTCCCTGGAAAATGAGAAGTCTGGATGCTCTGTCTCCATCTGTGTTCTCTCTGATTCCTCAATTTCTTTACTGGAATATGAGAAATCTGGATGCTCCATCTCCATTTGCACACtctctgcttgcttgtttttttcactggaaaaatcaaGGTGATCCAAGTCTACTGCTTTATTTATAGCTGAAGTTTTCggagtttcttttgtttctgtgagaaTAGGATATGAAATGCCAAAATATTTAGAATCTATCTTTTCAGGAATAGGTGCATTTAGCTGAATTCCTTGCTCCTCTGTTTcctgaagggagaaggaaaagtctTGTTCGGCCCTTGTTTGCTTCTCAAAGTCAACATTTTGGGTTTCCGATGGTGGGGTCTTTTGACCCTCTGTTTTTTTAGCAGAATACAATAGACCAGAAGGCTCATTTTCTGACAGTGCACTTGTTGATGAATGACACtcagtttcttccttctctgttttgtCTACAGAATGTGGTAGAAGCACATGTTCAGACTCAGATTGTGCAGTTTCTGATGACTGGGGGACAATACCCTCCTGTCTTTTTTCAGATAGAGTGGAATATTTGGGTTTAGCTGATGGAGCACTAGGTAAGTAAGACTGAACTGCTGACTTCTGTGCTTCCTTCTCAGGATGTTCTGACATGGATGCGGTAGGCAAAATAGGTTGGGTACTTTGTCTATCTAATTCATTAACAAAATCTCCTGAAACAGACTGTGGTGCAGAATTGGGCTGAATTTCCTGCTCCTTCAGTTTGTCCAGATGATCCGATGCTGTCACCAGGGAATGGTctggtttcttgtttgcattttCAGCTGAGGGAAGCAATACTTGTTTCTCTGATTTATCATCAGACTCCGATGAAGTGGAGATTGTTTGCTCTGTTATTGATGTTTTGGCTGCAGGTGAATAACTTTGCTGCTTCCTGGCTTCTTCAGGAGGGCAGGACTTCAGTGGATGTCCTGATTCCTGATTTGGAGTCTCTGAAAGAGattgtctgtcttttctttctttgtgttgaAGAGTTGTTTCTGTACCAAAGCTTGAAAATCTGTTTGgtttatctttcattttaatgGGTTTAATATTTTCAGATGAAACATCACCTTTACTAGTAAACTGCTTTTCAAGAGGTGTTGTTGGTGAAGAATAGCTTTGATTTGCATGTGCTGTGGATTGTTGTCTTTGCTCCCTTCTTCTTCTCTCTGATGGTGTTTCAAGATTTCTACTTTTTGTTCTCTGGAAAGTTTTTGAACGTGCTGCTTCTGAAAGTGAACGGTACTTCTGCAATCTCTCTTTTACTGATGTTTCAATTAACTGTTCAGGATCTCCTGAAACTGAGCTGCTTCTCTGGGTTCTGGTTTTCTCCAATGTTTCAGGGGCTGGCTCAGTCCCTCCAAAAATTGAGTTGAACAGCTGGATTCTAGCTTGTACTGGTCCTCCAAGGATCGGCCCTACTTTTCTCAGTCTGCTCTCTCTAAATATTGATCTTATCGGAGCCCGTTTTACTGGCTcttctgtggtgttttctagaTCTTCTTTGTCATCCAGCATTTCCTCATCTGTGTCTTGTGCTTCCACCTGTTCAACGTTCAACACGGAGGCCTGAACATCTCCTAGAACGGTTCTTTGTTCTTGCCTCTGCACTCCAGAAGAGTCACGTTTTTTATTGCCCTGGCCTCCCTTCAAACTTGTAGCCATCGGCACCCTATTTGAAGCTTTGCGCTTCCTCTTCCGAATAATCTTGCCTTCATCCATAATAAAGATGACTTTTCCTGGAGGAGAACCTACCGGTGAGCTTTCCATACTATAAAGATCAGAAGTTGTACTAGTTTCGGAGGCCCAGGGAGTAGAACATCTGCTAGAGCTGGTTTCCCAGGTTATCCCACTGTCTTCACTTTGAATTGTTACCATAGAAAAGGAAGGGTTATTCATGATGTATTGCAGCTTGGGTTTCACATCTTCGCTTTGGATAAGATCTtttaaactaaaaccaaaaagaacaaaagggaggggaaaaagctgtaaaaacacacaacaaattAAATTACTGCAATAAAATCTAAATTTTTGCATTGAAgcaaaaacacttttcaaagttGTAAAAATACTGCATGTGCATAAATTTTGAAACACAAGCATAAGCAAAGACATGTTTCATCTAACAAATGTATTTTAGATAAAATTTTGTTAAGTTGCATGTTGCAAGGTTAGGTCAATGAAGGGGAGGTGTTTAAATGCTCTTGACAATGCAGGAAAAACAGTTTGATCTGACCTTGTTTTGCCAGTGTGAGATTGAGCTGATTCTGGGGCTATTCTCCAGTGCATGGTTATCTCACAGTATAATTTAAACCTTGCATTAAACACTTAAAAGATACTGTCAGTGTTTTAATAGCACCCACATTTGCTTTGCCCAAGTGTAAATGATTATACAATGCTCAAAGGAGTAGGGGATCTATCTGCTAGTTTGTTACTGTCTTCTCATGTGTTTCATCCTCTACATATTTAACAAAGTAATTTAGAATACATTCAACAATAAAAATATACGGGCCCCTCTCTAGATGAAATAACAATGTTTTATAAAGCTAATTTTAAACCTCGTTATATGTAATCAGTACGCTATCATACACTGCAATCAaatctctctcagtttaaaaaaaaaataggctggaaagagaaaagaaaacccagtCTTAGAAATAAGAGTGTGAAGAATAGCAAAAGCAATTagaagatgtaatttttttttttaaagcatttttagggTTGCAATAATTATTCCAAAAAAGCATAGAAGAGGTAATCAAAACACTCAACTCCAATATTTCCTGAGAAGACAGTAGGTCATTTAGGGAAATCGTGTTAGTAGCTGATGGAAAGAAACGCAGTGTCTGCTGGCAAAGGCAGAggcttcagaagagcagaagtgCTGAAGTCTCTGTAACTCCGTTGGAAGGATGCAAACCTGTGGCCACACAAGGTCCAACTTCCACTGAACAGAGGGAAGGGTGGCTTTCCAGTTGATTAGGATAAAACACTTCTTCAGCAAGAGTGAAGAAATCTGGCTCCTGACCATGGGATAGGAAAAGCAGAACCCATTTGACCAGCTGCCACAGGCTGCGACCCAGCACCACGAGGGTACCAGAGATGCCTCCAGGCTGCAGAGGCAGGGGGACACCCCTGAGGAGCAGACAGCATCGCTCCAGAGGGTGCCAAGCACCTGGCAGAAGCCAGAGGTCTtcgaaggaggagaagaggaaatccTGAGGACACCCATAATTGCTCCATCAAGCAAACTCTCCGAACAATAAGGCTTTTGTAAAGGGAACTCAGCAAAACATCTTAGTACCTATCAGAAAAAAACGAGGTAATCCCAATACTGGCAGTGCTTGCCTTATCTTTCCATGAATTTGCTCTCCAGAGCACAGAACAAGAAGGCTGCCCTGGGTTGCACCATGCTGAGGTCTATGCAGACTGATGCATAGACTCATCTCAGCTCTGATGGCCTTGGTGCTAACTGAAAACTGGAGTCACCCTGTGGGACAACAGCCTGACCAGGCAGCAGTGGGACAACATGGTATCAAAGTCCAGTGATAGGGCTTAAAGCCAGTTGTGGTGACTGAGCAGGCCTGGAGACCATGACTAGCATGACAGCTTGGACTAAAACCCAAAATTCAAAGCTAATCTGACAGTGCAATACCAAATAATCccattttagccaaaaaaaaccccaaaccagtccTCAAGCAGATACAgaccccagggtgtacagctgaTTATCTGCCTTGGTGCAGTGTACTCTAGCAGGGCTAGCTCCATAAGGTTGGAGGAAGAGGCAAAGCAAACAAATCTACACCGATGTTGCTGCTAGCTTTTCCTTTGCCAGTTTCATGGCTTGGCGTTAGGTTGATTTGGGCAtggcaaaatgaaatgaaattgaaatgaaattaaatgaaattaaataaatcaatagCAATAGTACTAAGGAAGCTTTCAGGTCTTATTTCAGTCCACAATTAACagatgactaatttttttttttttttttttttgatttttcagcaTCTAAATTACGCTCATATATTTCTAAACCTATTTTTCTGCACTATTTGGTGCAAAACAGAGCAGGACTCCCACACCACCCCCAGCTGCCGGAGCAGTTGTATTCAGACACACTGAGTGAGAGGTCTGTCCACCCGTGCTGCGCTGCCACCACCCCAGAGAAGTATAGACAGGCCATCAGCTTTCTAAAATCCTCCAGGGCCTCTCTCCCTCCACCTCACATCAGGCCTTGTCACTCCTGCCACACTCAGCAAAGCATTGTTGCTGTTTGCTGCAGAACACCTCGCGGGCTGAGAACAGCCCAGATAAAACGACCGAGATGTCA is a window of Numenius arquata chromosome Z, bNumArq3.hap1.1, whole genome shotgun sequence DNA encoding:
- the CMYA5 gene encoding cardiomyopathy-associated protein 5, producing the protein MEGYHRPECDRASETSSFVGDEEEEEEEEEEEEEEEEEEAVDPEEAEELTNSLKDLIQSEDVKPKLQYIMNNPSFSMVTIQSEDSGITWETSSSRCSTPWASETSTTSDLYSMESSPVGSPPGKVIFIMDEGKIIRKRKRKASNRVPMATSLKGGQGNKKRDSSGVQRQEQRTVLGDVQASVLNVEQVEAQDTDEEMLDDKEDLENTTEEPVKRAPIRSIFRESRLRKVGPILGGPVQARIQLFNSIFGGTEPAPETLEKTRTQRSSSVSGDPEQLIETSVKERLQKYRSLSEAARSKTFQRTKSRNLETPSERRRREQRQQSTAHANQSYSSPTTPLEKQFTSKGDVSSENIKPIKMKDKPNRFSSFGTETTLQHKERKDRQSLSETPNQESGHPLKSCPPEEARKQQSYSPAAKTSITEQTISTSSESDDKSEKQVLLPSAENANKKPDHSLVTASDHLDKLKEQEIQPNSAPQSVSGDFVNELDRQSTQPILPTASMSEHPEKEAQKSAVQSYLPSAPSAKPKYSTLSEKRQEGIVPQSSETAQSESEHVLLPHSVDKTEKEETECHSSTSALSENEPSGLLYSAKKTEGQKTPPSETQNVDFEKQTRAEQDFSFSLQETEEQGIQLNAPIPEKIDSKYFGISYPILTETKETPKTSAINKAVDLDHLDFSSEKNKQAESVQMEMEHPDFSYSSKEIEESERTQMETEHPDFSFSREETEELEGAQMEMEHPDFSFSREEMEEPESAELETEQPDFSYAREEMEELEGAQIETKHPDFSYSRVEAEELESEKLETEYPELLFSTKETEELGSAQLQTEHLDFSYSMEETEESETAQLEVEHPDFSFSREEMEESESATLETEHPDFSYSSKEIGELESVQIKTEHPDFSYSREEIVESESAQLETEQPDFSLSREEVEEPESAQLETEHLDFSHFKEETEELESAQLETEQPDVSYSMEETEESESSQLEKEHPEFFSKEETEESESAQLEIEHPDFSFSREEMEEPESAELETEQPDFLYSREEIGESESAQLEHQEFLFHREETENQKSVPFEQPESYSPEEAEQEEAAQLAVVPSDLSCLMEEVEKENTRELQLVHPDTFDSTRRAETQQTGYLETARSDLPYSTNKTKQQELAQADLDNFLTSYFGNKGEQPQPIQQDSQPGGKMYSHAKEVQGETTQLQSEHPVLSYSTGKEQPHETSQLRAEQPETSYSSGKTEQQEILQRKLEQADTLYAQGETVQEVVQRDLEGPDSSCFVSEAEQHENVQLASENRDFSFATREVMLEGVESGSLGSSRLIDRAKPWEMAQIEEEQSLPSCSTAGSQQQETPPLSVAQPDTSYSFGRMEEQDTVQRELGQQETAQQKAMEMEMEYSDLSETLGKEGPQVIDQINLAQQGTAQPELVHPSLSYSLREEMQEEMQEEMQTEPAHPEQPFYVSTEMQEEMTQYKSEQPSLSSFTGKTEQQEIVHTELGQTFLPSSSGKEAPPEMEVSSEYPDLSHSFHEAEQPKQFKHPTLPFRLKQQETAPLVMEHPDFSCDSGEAKPGNTVDQESGHLELSWSMEETQGKSEHLDSPENLGAAAQDESMEVESKCPNLTCSDGQKTQEETSQLGSKYPDLSFSFGKAKEQATQDFESKYQKLPKMTRKRASPATAQVESKHPNLTYSPAKENEPEIAPREMKHPDLSHCTDETNQQEVVVLDQKHRKISVGREKRQQAIKQQLEQEKLSHSPGKTEQLKHAREDLEQSDLSFSIDRPGDKIAAPEAGHTDVIYPLDNIEVQRQESEQIGLTYPFGKAEEKTIHPEVEIPHLAYSVGMSEEEEMAEPGQEHPALPYSASKAGGLQTAQLKSKHTGLTYSLDKVQETTQLGLDVCDKTEQPPPAQLELGHANLADKVRQQGMEHTALGHPDEGQPVSRAEHPQAAKEILGASDASSHSGKAEQREMTKMEPKHPDLSYSIDKMQTQETTQLALGKQDLSSWSGKTKRAQTAEEEQPGFLYSSTKAAQGEKAQPELGHSQLSYSVSEAEQETAHVKSNRSDLYAGRLEHHEIGQPEAELMDLSCSIGEKQQPQMAEVDLEYPDILYSVGTVQQQEKILPEQEKPGDFSSSLSKEEQWEGAGMQAKYPELQQSMGKTGLQNQQNQAKSEYGDLSFSVGTAEPHETTQPELKEHDLLHSFVKTKPSWAAPQESEHPDVSDDMGKVLHPDFSSSLSEEKQSAQLEVKQERGSYASHPEETVRLKLEQPMLSSSRGTAEPSNRAPLEAEFSGFLYSSGKKDPQEMTKQELEHSDLSYSTDKTQQQETTQLGLGQPGLSSCPGKTEQPQTVQVEAEDQDVLHFTGKTEWEGTAQAEAEYPDLSYSSDKVEQPPATQQKSEQPVTPHPIGKMEQQGLAHPEQQLSLSYPTCKTPSEEPTQMDLGQQDLTYALGKADEVQTVQGELEHTGLLYSSSKREQDMVLPELQHPQLSYPVREAEEEATHHKSNYPDLSYSISQQEHREIEQAEVEEMDLSYPAGKSEHSQPTPKVLQQPESFGKLEEKRMAQPGFLNPLGEENQKPASQLDLVQPGLSHLLGKTEKQEAAQVPSDFSYSAGKAEQLQSEQRKSKYPDLSYSLGKAETHEMKPPDLLYSCGRAEQPQAAQLEHPETSCFMGEMEQRDGAQPELPCLDLPYAVVETEQPETPSPSVSYASGRTEDQGTVQLGFEQSDLLSSTDKEEKDEVAPLRTGHAEKRDPGATSSLTTQLETEQQDLSISTEEAESKKIQLYSSLTEKTVSVPLGVSHSVSETKPEGRPKTSPVAGDLSPKHLDLSDTRCKTEQSETAQPESGFVFARNEAENKKNILHFPVAAQSEAEHVILPETEREHAPHYFHTAVQSESEQLNLSYSTDKAEILESQGYLTVPSKLESEPSVPFYSADETYQQEIPAHSKPTSEYLAPTRSLAEQEKQSMRPLIPQSAQPQCKHVIPPHDGKELQQIQLCSPKPASLKTVQSETRSLKHTQDQDKQESQDHLVDTKYLSSEQLRSPLKFTAEQDKQEMQPGVQIVPKLVTTESKVTAVADRQAVSSDSFVPFHTLPEKSVSVAFTDDEEKQNIPSSLSDVVGMLGKRSNVVSGSYTEGEDRHEMQRYLADQKHTSLEHLGTVSSDLVYETVTVKTQQYSGEHGSLSSAEIKSLSSSSDEKQNPDIPSLGLASWLVEEVKAHSISPLRAAEVDRQGINLSPNEASDFGSKKSPAGSCTEFTVHGATESKEHMFRVSDSASSEISHRMSSDTSHRTQRHGLPSLVGDKPDLDKVPDRETSIGNTTKMEVMRHMEVEKVSEMPEHYLRGEEEVEHVSTVEDRQDAPETTEQKDLFNIISEGYEILNIHAPTHISSVDQEESEHMPDKLEYLETNPSFKRKLADDGHRALTSGTTTEISESSMLGKSASHKLKELVKNDGVEETGESQEENPMLPENNNNADTNNGLADMDYFEKYTLIDDKSPIKPHFERPSSLFPVAEDPNEPVEEATTFKESTEVDTLEEEFSLLEDLDEVFYGTVKGESKMQSYADAPNPLPLQKSIDTSSKKVTNVEDERKSPGTPLFDSEEGVLERSLLFPTTVAAVNPELLEEPPALSFLYKDLYAEAVGEKTKDETPSDEESGNSNASFPSRNSDTDDGTGIYFEKYILKDEIPSKAIGLQKDQIPENESFSGGISVQISEDKHKQGSGDVQCVRTDVLTERGVVEKVQVDSDIQATICKPTHAIPFGSKVILSGARADTTEQRAEENVPVETTEELLEQSSHQVYSQVADYQGAAYQETGNKQEEQHEVTAVPQMEKYVPYVRTPVEDSEDDQYTQENLSSVPTLQQTEKPHLQGEEQQPDVYEDLAESMDYDVITQEELLQDEISSQFTHEELLFEDRDSFEHAGDSYEFVNEPEQRTPVELEDSGFVVMYPEKSATNIPQVESPQRELKKAQTDTYCYHCKCPISAIDKLFGEHKDHEVTTLDDAAAKMKDQLGELLLALEEKSMKIEEFVSDIESLFNSVEENCKKNAELLEKQNEEMLKKMVAQYEEKSENFEEVKKMKMEYLYEQMVNFQQAVDSAKETLETTVKETEELDGFVFLNSSKELNKRLLSAMDTTLSLEKVPSAFSLFEHYADSPGQSNQHSLKQVAVPQTPTVVLQEPNSATSTSIAVYWTVNDGDAIDCFQVYCMEEPQTSKDAGALVEEYRVTVKESHCILEDLEPDRCYSVWVMAVNGTGCSLPSEKAIFKTAPAVPTIKAEDCMVCWDTATIRWRTSSSSVESFTLEYCRQHSPEGEGLRSFADIKRPELKVSLEPNVNYFFYLRAVNPFGTSEQSEAALISTKGTRFRLLSDTAHPALQISSNATVIRLPEKAKFTGIASVLGELLPAQGHHYWETIVSACRSYRIGICYKATSQSSILGLSDTSWCMRCCPTQASLLYRFLHTDVMGDVRVTEHPARIGILLDYSGGRLLFFNAEKGLVLFAIRHKFTDAAHPAFALEKAGVLTLRTGMELPEFVKHS